Part of the Eleginops maclovinus isolate JMC-PN-2008 ecotype Puerto Natales chromosome 3, JC_Emac_rtc_rv5, whole genome shotgun sequence genome is shown below.
GATGGAGCTAGACATGGCCATGGAGCCGGACCGTAAGGCGGCAGTCAGTCACTGGCAGCAACAGTCTTACCTGGATTCAGGCATCCATTCAGGGGCAACCACCACGGCCCCCTCTCTCAGTGGGAAGGGCAACCCCGAGGAAGATGATGTGGATAACCAGGTCATGTATGAGTGGGAGCAGGGCTTCAACCAGAACTTCGCCCAGGAACAAGTACAAGGTAGGTCACGATACTATATGCCAACCATATTGAAGACGAGCCAATAGCAGCTTGAATTCCAAAATAACAGAACTGTACGTCTGATCTGTAGACATAGATGGTCAGTACGCCATGACTCGTGCCCAGCGGGTGCGAGCAGCGATGTTCCCTGAGACTCTGGAGGAGGGCATGCAGATCCCTTCCACGCAGTATGACTCAGCGAACCCCACCAACGTGCAGAGGCTGGCCGAGCCCTCGCAAATGCTCAAACACGCTGTGGTCAATCTGATCAACTACCAAGACGACGCCGAGCTCGCAACCAGAGCCATCCCAGAACTCACCAAACTGCTCAACGATGAGGACCAGGTAGTTGCCCATGACAACAGTATTGACTCTGaattgtagttttatttttccttccctAACGTTTTGCCCGTCTGCTCCAGGTCGTAGTAAACAAAGCGGCGGTGATGGTCCATCAGCTCTCAAAGAAGGAAGCTTCCCGCCACGCCATCATGCGCTCCCCTCAGATGGTGTCCGCCATCGTCAGGACCATGCAGAACACAAACGACGTGGAGACGGCTCGCTGCACCGCAGGAACCCTTCACAACCTGTCCCATCACAGAGAGGGCCTGCTGGCTATCTTCAAGTCTGGAGGAATACCAGCTCTAGTTAAAATGCTCGGGTGTGTGAGGAAACTAGATCTGTGTCCTGTATATCCTGTTGTCTGTTGTGTACTGACCAATACAGGAAGCCAGGGTCCCTGGTGTCACTGTCTGTGAATTGTAACAAATATTGTTATGATTTTGACAACATAAGCACCATTTATTTTCCTTGAACGGCTACCTTACAACGAGTTTCCCATTAATTgagacatttttattgaaacCAGCATTAAACTCAAAAAAGGCAGAGCATGTGGAGGAGCCTTTGAGGAGCTAATGTAATCAGTTGTGGTTATTTCCCAGTGGAACAGTAATCTAATAAGCGATTGTTTGTTCTGCAGCTCACCAGTGGACTCTGTCCTGTTCTATGCCATTACCACCCTCCACAACCTCCTCCTGCACCAGGAAGGAGCCAAGATGGCTGTCCGTTTAGCTGGGGGTCTGCAGAAAATGGTGGCTCTGCTCAACAAAACCAATGTCAAGTTCTTGGCAATCACCACCGACTGTCTCCAGATCCTGGCCTATGGAAACCAGGAAAGCAAGGTGAGGAGTCGGGGAGTaataatgtgtgaaaatgtgctaCACGTGCTTCATTTTCATCTGTAAGATCTTCCACTGGTGGCACACTGATCTCTGTTTGATACCTACACCTCTAACCTCGTTGTGCTCTCCCCTCTTGTGCAGTTGATAATCTTGGCCAGTGGTGGCCCCCAGGCCTTGGTCAACATCATGAGGACTTACACCTATGAGAAGCTGTTGTGGACCACAAGCCGCGTTCTCAAAGTTCTGTCTGTGTGCTCCAGTAACAAGCCTGCCATCGTAGAGGCCGGTACGTTTGGCCTCTGAATAATAGGCAATATTATCACATATACTGTTATGTTTATTGTGGTTTTTCCCACAAATGATTGActtattttccatctttttctttttgtccagGAGGCATGCAGGCTCTAGGACTCCACCTGACGGACCCCAGCCAGAGACTGGTGCAGAACTGCCTCTGGACTCTCAGGAACTTATCAGATGCTGCCACCAAACAGGTGATGAGATATGCCCTGTATCTCTTAGAGAATTGTGACGTTTCCTCTCTGCTCATTTCTCAGCAGAATACAGACAGAATGTATTCATCCAGCTGCCTTGCTCTTGATATTCTGCCTTCATGCTAACTTCACacttgtgtgtgtctccaggaGGGGATGGAGGGTCTCTTAGGAACTCTGGTGCAGCTGCTCGGCAGTGACGACATCAATGTGGTGACATGTGCTGCTGGCATCCTGTCCAACCTGACCTGCAACAACTACAAGAACAAGATGATGGTCTGCCAGGTGAGAACACGCATACAGTAACTGTTTTCAGATTCGATCAGAATATTTTCACCTGAGTTTGCATCCTATATGTGCATGAAAATTCAGGACTTCTAAGCTGAAATAGTTTCCTTAGGTTCCCTTTTAATATTATCCACCCACTTGTGTATCCATTAATCTGTTATGCCCTCCCTTCCTCTGTAGGTTGGAGGTATCGAGGCGTTAGTCCGCACAGTGCTGCGGGCCGGAGACCGAGAAGACATCACAGAACCAGCTATCTGTGCCCTGCGCCACCTCACATCCCGACACCAGGACGCTGAGATGGCACAGAACGCTGTCAGACTGCACTACGGCCTGCCTGTGGTGGTCAAATTACTGCATCCGCCATCACACTGGCCCCTCAttaaggtacacacacactcacactcactctcacacacacacacacaccaactcacCAGCAGTAGACGACCACTAAAGCTGAGTTTCTGATCTCAAATTATAATCACAGTCCACTTCTGatccatctttattttaaacgtCATTCTTTAGCTCCGTCTAATGTCTCTGCAGCACTTTGTGGATCTGCTTTTGACTCTTTGCTATATATCATTTGaagttattatttttctgaatgCCTAAAAAGGCTTGATTGAGTGATTAATGTGTTTGTCTCTCAGGCTACAGTGGGTCTGATCCGTAACCTGGCTCTGTGCCCTGCAAACCACGCTCCTCTGAGGGAGCAGGGAGCCATCCCCCGGCTGGTCCAGCTGCTGGTCAGAGCCCAccaagacacacagagacgcaCCAGCATGGGAGGCACGCAGCAGCAGTTTGTGGTGAGCACACACCTCCAGAATAAACATGAATCAATTGGCCGTCTGGTTATTTATTTGGTGTGGAGCCCCAGCATCACTGCTCCTCTTGAGCGCTGAAAGTTTGTCTGCATTAGTAACTAACCCATTGAGTGTCTGTGTCATCAGGAGGGGGTTCGTATGGAGGAGATCGTGGAGGGCTGCACAGGAGCGCTTCACATCCTGGCCAGAGATGTTCACAACAGAATAGTCATCAGAGGACTCAACACCATTCCACTCTTTGTACAGGTAAAAATCCAGGTCTCTAACTATGTGATGGGCTCTGAGGAATTATTAACATTTAGTAATGTCAATGAATGATTGTACGTATCATTTGATTGACCATCACCAACAAAAATATCAATGTTAAACTCGTGgcagttaataaaaaaacaaacggGATGCTCAGAAAGTGACATGTATTGTAGCAGCCGTTGAGCTCTTGCACTCCATGATCTCTGCTGATCGCCTTGTTTCAGATTGCATGTGGGTTCTGGAGGCTGATCAtcgtgtttttgtttgtgtgcagttgTTGTATTCTCCCATTGAGAACATACAGCGCGTAGCAGCAGGCGTCCTGTGCGAGCTGGCCCAGGACAAAGAGGCCGCTGAGGCCATCGAGGCGGAGGGAGCCACCGCCCCGCTCACAGAGCTATTGCACAGCCGCAACGAAGGAGTCGGTATGTTCACAAACCCATTTACAAGGAAGCCATTAGCATGTTCAGAATAGCCAGTCCTGCTGAGAAATTCTGGCCTTTTGATTCTCCTCACTGCGATAGCTGTTCGCCTAACCCCTCaaccctccctctcccctcagccacctaCGCTGCAGCAGTTCTGTTCCGTATGTCAGAGGACAAACCCCAGGACTACAAGAAACGCCTCTCAGTAGAACTCACCAGCTCGCTCTTCAGGACAGAGCCCATGGCCTGGAACGAGGTACAAAGCCTCAGAATCACCTCTGTTTTCCATTTGCTAAACGAGAGGTTTTTAAAGtctatgaaatgaaaataaaagcctgaATAACTGGTCCTAAAAAACGCTGGCGCTCTGCTTACCcgtttctttatttctctgcaGACCGGAGACCTGGGATTGGACATCGGAGCTCAGGGAGAGCCTCTGGGCTACAGACAGGAAGGTGAGTCCCCTCTTCCCCTCTGGCTCCGACTCGCccaggagaaacacaggagcGACAGATTCATACTGATCGATAGAATAAGGGGCGGgggtttgcttttattttaatttctccaTTGCTCCAGCACAAAGCACTTTAATTGGCTCTGGACCAGACgaataaaaacaaaggcttACCGTTTGTAGAGGTGTTGAGGAACACTGTGGCCCCTGCAGATGAATGTCTGCGGGTTCTCAGTCTAAAGTGCTTTACAGCGGCCCGTTggttcactgtgtgtgtgtgtgtgtgctgggggggggggggggcggcgtGCTGTGCGCTGTGCTGCGTTTGAATGATAACACTACTGTGTGAAGAGCTTGGTTGGTTAACATGCTTCTAACAAGTGCTCTGCCTCCCCTGCCTCCACCCACTCCTTCCTCCCCCAGACCCAAGCTACCGCTCCTTCCACTCTGGGGGTTATGGAGCAGACTCAATGGGCATGGAGCCCATGATGGACCATGACCTGGTCGGGGTCC
Proteins encoded:
- the ctnnb1 gene encoding catenin beta-1; this encodes MASQADLMELDMAMEPDRKAAVSHWQQQSYLDSGIHSGATTTAPSLSGKGNPEEDDVDNQVMYEWEQGFNQNFAQEQVQDIDGQYAMTRAQRVRAAMFPETLEEGMQIPSTQYDSANPTNVQRLAEPSQMLKHAVVNLINYQDDAELATRAIPELTKLLNDEDQVVVNKAAVMVHQLSKKEASRHAIMRSPQMVSAIVRTMQNTNDVETARCTAGTLHNLSHHREGLLAIFKSGGIPALVKMLGSPVDSVLFYAITTLHNLLLHQEGAKMAVRLAGGLQKMVALLNKTNVKFLAITTDCLQILAYGNQESKLIILASGGPQALVNIMRTYTYEKLLWTTSRVLKVLSVCSSNKPAIVEAGGMQALGLHLTDPSQRLVQNCLWTLRNLSDAATKQEGMEGLLGTLVQLLGSDDINVVTCAAGILSNLTCNNYKNKMMVCQVGGIEALVRTVLRAGDREDITEPAICALRHLTSRHQDAEMAQNAVRLHYGLPVVVKLLHPPSHWPLIKATVGLIRNLALCPANHAPLREQGAIPRLVQLLVRAHQDTQRRTSMGGTQQQFVEGVRMEEIVEGCTGALHILARDVHNRIVIRGLNTIPLFVQLLYSPIENIQRVAAGVLCELAQDKEAAEAIEAEGATAPLTELLHSRNEGVATYAAAVLFRMSEDKPQDYKKRLSVELTSSLFRTEPMAWNETGDLGLDIGAQGEPLGYRQEDPSYRSFHSGGYGADSMGMEPMMDHDLVGVHHPGQDYPPVEGLPDLGHAQELIEGLPPGDSNQLAWFDTDL